From one Methanobrevibacter ruminantium genomic stretch:
- a CDS encoding putative zinc-binding protein, with the protein MKEKIALAACSGMSPNGLVARVAVHDLAIDDVEILSICMGSTSANVTGFKRMLDKYPILAINGCEGNCVGKILEQKGIEIVDELNVGDILAETEHKANDAARLDEEGEICVSIVKEVIENKIKEIGLD; encoded by the coding sequence ATGAAAGAGAAAATTGCTTTGGCAGCATGCAGTGGAATGAGTCCTAATGGTTTGGTTGCGAGAGTTGCAGTTCATGACTTAGCTATTGATGATGTGGAAATCTTATCCATTTGTATGGGTTCAACTTCTGCAAATGTCACTGGTTTTAAGAGAATGCTTGATAAATACCCCATTTTAGCAATTAATGGATGTGAAGGAAACTGTGTTGGTAAAATATTAGAGCAAAAGGGCATTGAAATTGTGGATGAGCTTAATGTTGGAGACATTTTAGCTGAAACTGAACATAAGGCGAATGATGCTGCAAGATTGGATGAAGAAGGGGAAATCTGCGTTTCAATTGTGAAAGAGGTTATTGAAAACAAGATCAAAGAAATTGGATTGGATTAA
- the comC gene encoding L-sulfolactate dehydrogenase: protein MRISVENERKLVNEILINIGVQEYHAKIITEATLDSDLKGFTSHGLGRFPQYIRGINNGFIETKGDYEIVKDEDSIALIDGKSLFGQYIAHEAMMMAINKAKETGIAAVGTFNSNHFGITGYYSDLAIRNDMIGIVICNTEPGVAPLGGKKAILGTNPIAIGIPSETYIAVDMATSVSARGKLLEAKRKGEEIPPNTAIDKEGNPTTDPEAALEGSILPFGGVKGYALSFMIEIMTGPLVNAAFGTKVTGTAGDYKEDCNKGDLFVAINPEKFVSIDVFKEQVEEFVTEIRESGNTFIPGDLEVKRISENEKNGLEIDEKLYETLKTICDAENIDLDSYLTE from the coding sequence ATGAGAATTAGTGTTGAAAATGAAAGAAAACTTGTAAATGAAATCTTAATCAACATTGGAGTTCAAGAATATCATGCAAAGATCATTACTGAAGCAACTTTAGACTCTGATTTAAAAGGTTTCACTTCACATGGACTTGGAAGATTCCCACAATACATCAGAGGAATCAATAACGGTTTTATTGAAACCAAAGGAGATTATGAAATTGTCAAGGATGAGGATTCCATTGCACTCATTGATGGTAAAAGCTTATTCGGACAATACATTGCACATGAAGCAATGATGATGGCAATCAATAAGGCAAAGGAAACCGGTATCGCTGCAGTAGGTACCTTCAATTCAAACCACTTTGGAATAACCGGTTATTATTCTGACTTAGCTATTAGAAATGACATGATTGGTATTGTAATTTGTAACACTGAACCTGGAGTAGCACCATTAGGTGGTAAGAAAGCTATTCTCGGAACTAACCCAATAGCTATTGGTATCCCTTCCGAAACTTATATTGCTGTTGATATGGCAACTTCTGTAAGCGCAAGAGGAAAATTATTAGAAGCAAAAAGAAAAGGTGAGGAAATTCCTCCAAACACTGCAATTGACAAGGAGGGAAATCCAACCACTGATCCTGAAGCTGCATTAGAAGGCTCTATCCTTCCATTTGGTGGAGTAAAAGGATACGCTTTAAGCTTTATGATTGAAATAATGACAGGACCTTTAGTAAACGCGGCATTTGGTACTAAAGTAACAGGTACAGCAGGAGACTATAAGGAAGACTGCAACAAAGGGGACTTGTTTGTTGCAATCAATCCTGAAAAATTCGTTTCAATTGACGTATTTAAAGAACAAGTAGAAGAATTCGTTACAGAAATCAGAGAATCCGGAAACACTTTCATTCCGGGAGATCTCGAAGTAAAAAGAATTTCTGAAAATGAGAAAAATGGTTTAGAAATAGATGAAAAACTATATGAAACATTAAAAACCATTTGTGATGCTGAAAATATAGATTTAGACAGTTACTTAACTGAATAA
- the coaBC gene encoding bifunctional phosphopantothenoylcysteine decarboxylase/phosphopantothenate--cysteine ligase CoaBC encodes MEIVLCVTGSIAATETIKLAREFRRQGHSVKAFMTKEATKIIHPNALEFATGQEVVLELTGKIEHVKYSQQDLILVAPATANTISKFAYKISDNPVNTLLITAQGHDTPIVFVPSMHDSMYDAVSENVEKLKEEGIKFVNPRIGEGKAKFPAIEDIVLESVRAVNLDRVSKGIAGGVVSNIAGKNILISLGGTFEEIDPIRGISNRSSGRMGLELAKEAFVRGANLTILAAHHEVSIPKAFNVIDAESTTLMNEKIDELIPDFDVFIATAAVSDFTPINKENSKISSSYNLSLEFEPVAKIIQRIKKINEDIFLVGFKAEYNISEEKMIDCAKTQMREAGTDLVVANDVSHDGCGFGSETNEVILVSDEVKKVSLNSKKEISKSIFDEISKKLD; translated from the coding sequence ATGGAAATTGTTTTATGTGTTACTGGCAGTATTGCAGCAACCGAAACCATTAAGTTAGCAAGGGAATTTAGAAGGCAAGGCCATTCTGTTAAGGCATTCATGACTAAAGAGGCCACTAAGATTATTCACCCTAATGCTTTAGAGTTTGCTACTGGTCAAGAAGTTGTTTTGGAATTAACTGGAAAGATAGAGCATGTGAAATACTCTCAACAAGATTTGATTTTAGTTGCTCCAGCTACTGCAAATACCATTTCCAAATTTGCATATAAGATTTCTGACAATCCTGTAAATACCCTTTTGATAACTGCTCAAGGTCATGACACTCCTATTGTCTTTGTTCCTTCAATGCATGATTCAATGTATGATGCAGTAAGCGAAAATGTGGAAAAGCTAAAGGAAGAAGGCATAAAATTTGTAAATCCTCGCATTGGTGAAGGAAAAGCCAAATTCCCAGCTATTGAAGACATTGTCCTTGAATCTGTAAGAGCTGTCAATTTGGATAGGGTAAGCAAGGGCATTGCAGGTGGTGTAGTGTCTAATATTGCAGGAAAAAACATATTAATCAGTTTAGGTGGAACATTTGAGGAAATTGACCCTATAAGGGGAATTTCCAATAGGTCCTCTGGTAGAATGGGTTTGGAATTGGCTAAGGAAGCATTCGTCAGAGGGGCTAATTTAACAATTTTAGCTGCACATCATGAAGTTTCAATTCCAAAGGCATTCAATGTGATTGATGCGGAATCAACTACTTTGATGAATGAGAAGATAGATGAATTGATTCCTGATTTTGATGTTTTCATAGCTACTGCAGCTGTTTCTGATTTTACTCCAATCAATAAGGAAAATTCTAAAATATCTTCATCCTATAACTTGTCATTGGAATTTGAGCCTGTTGCAAAAATCATTCAAAGAATCAAAAAGATCAATGAAGATATCTTCTTAGTTGGATTCAAGGCAGAATACAACATTTCAGAAGAGAAAATGATTGATTGCGCTAAGACTCAAATGAGAGAAGCGGGAACAGATTTGGTTGTAGCAAATGATGTTTCCCATGATGGATGCGGATTCGGATCTGAAACCAATGAGGTAATTCTTGTAAGTGATGAAGTCAAAAAGGTTTCATTAAATTCCAAAAAAGAGATTTCCAAATCCATATTTGATGAGATTTCTAAAAAATTAGATTGA
- a CDS encoding DNA-directed DNA polymerase — MVKRNIVLLDIDYITHDEKPVMRLFGKVKGEKSNDLIALDDSFVPYLYILPVTDIDKCMKDLEELEKEDELEFTKLEKVLKKDFQVPTEFIKISFNHPQDVPKYRDKIWDLDSVKQLREHDIPFYRRYLIDNGLVPMAELELEGELIDSFETIDSDDDSLEILKLNESPKTANTDFQQFRMMSFDLEVRNPHGMPNPNEDEIIMIGIDSNVGVRKVISTKGDEFEQDPEMYFIEKVDSEKEMIESFIKTVKENNIDIIIGYNSDVFDFPYLKDRAKIWGIDLDLGVDGSSIKFIRRGYNNAATFKGLLHVDLYLVMRRYMSLDRYTLERVYFEFFGEEKIDVPGDRIYEFWDNGGKELKNLFKYSLDDVVSTLKIAQETLPLNLELTRIVGQPFVDVTRMATGQQAEWYLVRKAYEVDEVVPNKPNMTMKNIKERGSNSGGYVKEPEIGLHENLVQFDFKSLYPTLIISKNISPDVLVNGNSSYNAKFEDFEDYETCYDEIDSIKEDEMSSAIDDEEYYISPEHFFKFKKEPQGFIPSALEDILNERFAVKNRMKATDDPILRKGLDVQQQALKRLANTMYGVYGFLRFRWYSFECAQSITAWGRQHIKKAMKEAEDYGFKAIYADTDGFYAKYVPEMKKE, encoded by the coding sequence ATGGTAAAAAGAAACATTGTTCTTTTAGACATTGATTATATCACTCATGATGAAAAGCCAGTCATGAGATTATTCGGTAAAGTTAAGGGAGAAAAATCCAATGACTTGATTGCATTAGATGACAGTTTCGTCCCTTATTTGTACATTTTACCTGTAACTGATATTGATAAATGTATGAAGGATTTAGAAGAACTTGAAAAGGAAGATGAATTGGAGTTTACAAAACTTGAAAAAGTCCTTAAGAAGGATTTCCAGGTTCCTACCGAATTCATTAAAATCAGCTTTAACCATCCTCAAGATGTGCCAAAATACAGAGACAAGATTTGGGATTTGGACTCTGTAAAGCAGCTTAGGGAACATGATATTCCATTCTATAGAAGATATCTGATTGACAATGGATTGGTTCCTATGGCTGAATTGGAGTTAGAGGGAGAACTTATTGATTCATTTGAAACCATAGACAGTGATGATGATTCCCTTGAAATCCTAAAATTGAATGAATCTCCTAAAACTGCAAACACTGATTTCCAACAGTTCAGGATGATGAGCTTTGACTTGGAAGTTAGAAACCCTCATGGAATGCCTAACCCAAATGAGGATGAAATCATCATGATTGGAATTGACAGTAATGTAGGAGTTAGAAAAGTCATTTCAACTAAAGGGGACGAATTTGAACAGGACCCTGAAATGTACTTCATAGAAAAGGTTGATTCTGAAAAGGAAATGATAGAATCATTCATCAAGACTGTTAAGGAAAACAATATTGACATTATCATAGGATATAACTCTGATGTCTTTGACTTCCCATACCTTAAGGATAGGGCAAAGATATGGGGCATTGACTTGGATTTAGGGGTCGATGGATCAAGCATCAAGTTCATTAGAAGAGGCTATAACAATGCAGCAACATTCAAAGGGCTTCTTCATGTTGACTTGTATTTGGTTATGAGAAGATACATGTCACTTGACAGATACACTTTAGAGAGAGTGTACTTTGAGTTCTTTGGAGAGGAAAAGATAGATGTTCCTGGAGACAGAATCTATGAATTTTGGGACAATGGTGGCAAGGAACTTAAGAACCTGTTCAAGTATTCCTTGGATGATGTTGTATCCACATTGAAGATTGCTCAGGAAACATTGCCTTTGAACTTGGAATTGACTCGTATAGTTGGACAGCCTTTTGTTGATGTAACCCGTATGGCTACAGGTCAGCAGGCAGAATGGTATTTGGTTAGAAAAGCTTATGAAGTTGATGAAGTAGTGCCAAATAAGCCTAACATGACTATGAAAAACATTAAGGAAAGAGGAAGCAACTCTGGAGGTTATGTTAAAGAGCCTGAAATCGGATTGCATGAGAATTTGGTTCAGTTCGACTTCAAGAGCCTGTACCCTACTTTAATCATTTCAAAAAACATTTCTCCAGATGTTTTGGTAAATGGCAATTCATCATATAATGCCAAATTTGAAGACTTTGAGGATTATGAAACATGCTATGATGAAATCGATAGTATTAAGGAAGATGAAATGTCTTCTGCAATAGATGATGAGGAATATTATATTTCTCCAGAACACTTCTTCAAGTTCAAGAAAGAGCCTCAAGGATTCATTCCTTCAGCTTTAGAGGATATCCTAAATGAAAGGTTCGCTGTTAAGAATAGGATGAAGGCAACAGATGATCCAATATTAAGGAAGGGTCTTGATGTTCAACAGCAAGCGTTGAAGCGTTTGGCAAATACAATGTATGGAGTTTATGGATTCTTGAGATTCCGTTGGTATTCATTTGAATGTGCTCAATCAATTACTGCTTGGGGGCGTCAGCATATTAAAAAGGCGATGAAGGAAGCGGAAGATTATGGTTTTAAGGCAATTTATGCAGATACTGATGGTTTCTATGCAAAATATGTGCCTGAAATGAAAAAGGAATAA
- the purM gene encoding phosphoribosylformylglycinamidine cyclo-ligase, with product MVTYSESGVDIDLEALTVSKLASKLQPTLEYRNIITDSGHFAALVELGDKAIAMSTDGVGSKILVAKMMEKYDTVGIDMIAMVVNDILCVGAEPIALVDYLAVEEPDPKVAEEIADGLVQGAKESQIAIIGGETASLPGIVKDFDLAGTGIGFVDKDKIITGADIQEGDVLIGLRSSGIHSNGLSLARRAIFEEGGFNVNDKMPNEETTIGEELLKPTQLYVKAIVELLKHDFDIKGLAHMTGGGVNNLSRLKKGIGFDITDYPEPQDIFKLIYQQGVPLEEMYKVFNMGVGFCVIASPEEADAVVEALNENIEAQIVGTVTAEEKITVRTFDGTVIEY from the coding sequence ATGGTTACTTACTCAGAATCTGGTGTTGACATTGACCTTGAAGCATTAACCGTCTCAAAATTAGCTTCAAAATTGCAGCCAACATTAGAATACAGAAATATTATTACTGATAGTGGACACTTTGCAGCATTGGTAGAACTTGGCGATAAGGCTATTGCAATGAGTACTGATGGTGTAGGAAGTAAAATATTAGTTGCAAAAATGATGGAAAAATACGATACTGTTGGAATTGACATGATTGCAATGGTAGTTAACGATATCCTTTGTGTAGGTGCAGAGCCTATTGCATTAGTTGACTACTTAGCAGTCGAAGAACCAGATCCAAAAGTAGCTGAAGAAATTGCAGACGGTCTTGTTCAAGGGGCAAAAGAATCCCAAATCGCAATTATTGGTGGAGAAACCGCTTCCCTTCCAGGAATTGTAAAGGACTTTGACTTAGCAGGAACCGGTATCGGTTTTGTAGACAAGGATAAAATCATCACTGGTGCAGATATCCAAGAGGGAGATGTATTAATCGGTCTTAGAAGCAGCGGTATTCACAGTAATGGTTTAAGCTTAGCTAGAAGAGCAATCTTTGAAGAAGGAGGATTCAACGTCAACGATAAAATGCCTAACGAAGAAACCACCATTGGAGAAGAATTATTGAAACCAACCCAACTATATGTTAAAGCAATTGTTGAACTTTTAAAACATGACTTTGACATTAAAGGTCTTGCTCATATGACTGGTGGTGGAGTAAACAACCTTTCAAGACTTAAAAAAGGAATCGGTTTTGACATTACAGATTACCCAGAGCCACAAGACATCTTTAAATTAATCTACCAGCAAGGCGTTCCTTTAGAGGAAATGTACAAGGTTTTCAATATGGGTGTAGGATTCTGTGTAATTGCAAGCCCAGAGGAAGCAGACGCTGTTGTTGAAGCATTGAACGAAAACATTGAAGCTCAAATTGTAGGAACAGTTACTGCTGAAGAAAAGATTACTGTAAGAACATTTGATGGAACTGTAATTGAATACTAA
- a CDS encoding NOP5/NOP56 family protein, whose protein sequence is MKFYITQCIAGFIAFDEDLQIADYKLFTEDEVVSNLIKIEENEILDEELELINGIKLDSFEEDRIIIETTKRKSQYKELENYGNIEVKTPNKGGEYLRSNIDKIFEEIGFSKGQDEIIQIYEKLAIHKIKKSSQEEDKLLIQAINSVDDIDESISKLVERIRDWYTIYFPEMDTISNNETYIKLIAESENREDILENFNEHFAEEIEESTGADIEEDDLLMLKSFAESIYSLQKSRRELETYIDSKMEAIAPNLRDLLGSTLGAKLIAHIGSIKRLATYPASVIQIMGAEKAIFRHLKTGERPPKHGLIFQHPSVRGAKWWNRGKIARNLALKITLAVRKDVFSGEYDPSIAEDYLKKVEQIEKENPFPKKTSQKRAKERKAEKDKGKGKSKKYKGNKKNKKNKKKRRK, encoded by the coding sequence ATGAAATTTTATATAACACAATGTATTGCAGGATTTATTGCATTTGATGAAGATCTTCAAATAGCTGATTATAAGCTTTTTACAGAAGATGAAGTGGTTTCAAATCTCATTAAGATAGAAGAAAATGAGATTTTAGATGAAGAGCTTGAACTCATTAATGGAATAAAGCTTGATTCATTCGAAGAGGATAGGATAATTATAGAAACCACAAAAAGGAAATCCCAATACAAGGAACTTGAAAACTATGGAAATATTGAAGTGAAAACTCCAAATAAAGGTGGAGAATACTTAAGAAGCAATATTGATAAAATCTTTGAAGAGATTGGATTTTCAAAAGGCCAAGATGAAATCATTCAAATTTATGAAAAGCTAGCAATCCATAAAATCAAAAAATCTTCACAGGAAGAGGATAAGCTTTTAATCCAGGCAATAAACTCTGTAGATGACATTGATGAATCAATCAGCAAATTGGTTGAACGCATTCGTGATTGGTACACAATCTATTTCCCTGAAATGGATACAATAAGCAATAATGAAACTTACATAAAGTTAATAGCTGAAAGTGAAAACAGAGAAGACATTTTGGAAAACTTCAATGAGCATTTTGCTGAAGAGATTGAAGAAAGTACAGGTGCTGACATTGAAGAGGATGACTTATTAATGCTAAAGAGTTTTGCAGAATCCATCTATTCACTTCAAAAATCCAGAAGAGAACTTGAAACTTATATTGATTCTAAAATGGAAGCTATTGCTCCTAACTTAAGGGATTTATTAGGATCAACATTAGGCGCTAAATTAATTGCCCATATCGGAAGCATTAAAAGATTAGCAACTTATCCTGCAAGTGTTATTCAGATAATGGGTGCTGAAAAGGCAATATTCAGACATTTGAAAACTGGAGAACGTCCTCCAAAGCATGGATTGATATTCCAACACCCAAGCGTTCGTGGCGCTAAATGGTGGAACAGAGGAAAAATAGCTAGAAACTTAGCATTGAAGATTACACTTGCTGTAAGAAAGGATGTATTCTCTGGAGAGTATGATCCAAGCATTGCAGAGGATTACCTTAAGAAAGTTGAGCAAATAGAAAAGGAAAATCCATTCCCTAAAAAGACAAGCCAAAAAAGGGCAAAGGAAAGAAAGGCCGAAAAGGACAAAGGGAAAGGAAAAAGCAAGAAATACAAAGGAAACAAGAAAAACAAGAAGAACAAAAAGAAACGAAGAAAATAA
- a CDS encoding dihydroorotate dehydrogenase electron transfer subunit, producing the protein MNVPQVIEIKKIIEETPTIKTFIFDWTMVGENIPSPGQFVMVWNFKDEKPMSISYIDVGKGELGITVKKVGEFTENLHTLKEGDKLGLRGPYGNGFDTDLKGMRVLAIGGGVGMAPIASFTEEALKNKAQVDVVCAAQTKDELLFNDRLKEKGAKVYTCTDDGSCGFKGFATHRVLQLIEHKEYDWAVVCGPEVMMRPLYGSLESNMIEGEYSMERYMKCAIGVCGQCCVDNTGWRICAEGPVFSSDQVSEIVEFGKFHRTASGMKEYF; encoded by the coding sequence ATGAATGTACCTCAAGTTATAGAGATAAAAAAGATTATAGAAGAGACTCCTACAATCAAGACTTTCATTTTTGATTGGACTATGGTTGGTGAAAACATTCCTTCTCCGGGACAGTTTGTCATGGTGTGGAATTTCAAGGATGAAAAGCCAATGTCCATTTCATATATCGATGTTGGTAAGGGAGAACTTGGAATAACCGTTAAGAAGGTTGGAGAGTTTACTGAAAACTTGCATACATTAAAGGAAGGTGACAAGCTAGGTCTTAGAGGCCCATATGGAAACGGTTTTGACACTGATTTGAAAGGAATGAGAGTTTTAGCTATTGGCGGTGGAGTTGGAATGGCTCCTATAGCATCATTTACCGAAGAGGCATTGAAAAATAAGGCTCAAGTTGATGTTGTTTGTGCTGCACAAACAAAGGATGAACTCTTGTTTAATGACAGATTAAAGGAAAAAGGTGCAAAAGTCTACACTTGCACTGATGACGGATCCTGTGGTTTCAAAGGATTTGCAACTCATAGGGTATTGCAATTGATTGAACACAAGGAATATGACTGGGCTGTTGTATGCGGTCCTGAAGTCATGATGAGACCATTGTACGGTAGCTTAGAATCCAATATGATTGAGGGTGAATACTCTATGGAACGTTATATGAAATGTGCTATAGGTGTTTGTGGTCAATGCTGTGTAGACAATACCGGTTGGAGAATATGTGCTGAAGGGCCTGTTTTCTCATCTGATCAGGTTTCTGAAATCGTTGAGTTCGGTAAATTCCATAGAACCGCATCTGGAATGAAAGAGTATTTCTAA
- a CDS encoding AI-2E family transporter — MFNLNESKYGLHIMIIIIFLLLSLFTVMPVLNMILLGAMIAYGITPVANRIQSKIKITSISIFLAIIVVIIPLILLFIYVFWETAVFADMFFASHNLSVSSGIDLNLAVNIFVQALPVELQGFIKPYLGLLTSGVHEALTYIFNYAIRFIRHFSDVLVQLFVLICSIYYFTRDGDKVMEYIFVFIPKEHRSFFERTLDDVANVLKSIFYGHFLTAMVIGVMGGVGYYFLGYKFALFLGIITGIAQLIPIFGPWIVYWALALYAFFVAGDIAQGLLTILWGFVLSLSDMYIRPMLASNYADMPSLILLVGFMAGPYVFGIVGFILGPLILGIAYAVIKSLKEELENDKLERKIGK; from the coding sequence ATGTTTAATCTTAATGAAAGCAAATATGGCCTTCATATAATGATTATAATAATTTTCTTATTATTGTCATTATTTACAGTCATGCCGGTATTGAATATGATTTTGCTTGGAGCAATGATTGCTTATGGTATCACACCAGTTGCCAATAGGATTCAATCAAAAATCAAGATTACTTCAATTTCAATATTCCTGGCGATAATAGTGGTAATCATTCCATTGATACTATTGTTCATATACGTATTTTGGGAAACAGCAGTTTTTGCGGATATGTTTTTCGCTTCCCATAATCTTTCTGTAAGTTCAGGAATTGATTTGAATCTGGCTGTTAACATATTTGTCCAAGCATTGCCTGTGGAACTTCAAGGATTTATTAAACCTTACTTAGGGCTATTGACTAGCGGAGTGCATGAAGCCTTAACTTATATATTCAATTATGCCATAAGGTTCATAAGACATTTTTCAGATGTGCTGGTTCAATTGTTTGTCCTGATCTGTTCCATTTATTATTTCACTCGTGATGGAGATAAGGTTATGGAATATATTTTTGTATTTATTCCAAAAGAGCATAGGTCTTTCTTTGAAAGAACCTTGGATGATGTTGCAAATGTTCTAAAATCTATCTTCTATGGTCATTTCCTGACAGCTATGGTTATCGGTGTTATGGGTGGCGTAGGCTATTATTTCTTAGGATATAAGTTTGCATTGTTTTTAGGAATCATTACAGGTATTGCACAGTTGATCCCTATCTTCGGTCCATGGATAGTTTATTGGGCATTGGCACTCTATGCATTCTTTGTTGCTGGAGATATAGCTCAAGGACTCCTTACAATATTATGGGGATTCGTATTAAGCTTGAGTGATATGTACATTCGTCCAATGCTTGCAAGCAATTATGCTGACATGCCTTCCTTAATCCTTTTGGTTGGATTTATGGCTGGACCTTATGTATTTGGAATTGTTGGTTTCATATTGGGTCCTTTGATTTTGGGAATTGCATATGCGGTTATCAAGTCCCTTAAGGAAGAATTGGAAAATGATAAATTAGAGAGAAAAATTGGAAAATAA
- a CDS encoding fibrillarin-like rRNA/tRNA 2'-O-methyltransferase has translation MNIFYKDGEIATRNLSPGIRVYDERLIQDGEEEYRIWNPRRSKLAAALLNGLEGIELKNDSKVLYLGASTGTTVSHISDICDEGLIYAVEFSPVSMKKLVRLSQKRNNIMPLLADATKPKYYLNKVEKVDLVYCDVAQEKQSELFMDNMDLFLKEEGQGLITIKARSIDVIQKPKKIFKDEAKKIKENGYSILEKIKLEPYEKDHIAFLVEKSF, from the coding sequence ATGAACATATTTTACAAAGATGGTGAAATAGCTACCAGAAACTTAAGTCCGGGTATTAGAGTCTATGATGAAAGGCTCATTCAAGATGGAGAGGAAGAGTACAGAATCTGGAATCCAAGAAGATCCAAATTAGCTGCAGCATTATTGAATGGATTGGAGGGAATTGAATTAAAGAACGATTCCAAAGTATTGTACTTAGGCGCTTCAACAGGAACAACTGTTTCACACATTTCTGACATTTGCGATGAAGGATTGATCTATGCAGTGGAATTTTCACCAGTCAGCATGAAAAAGCTAGTCAGATTATCACAAAAGAGAAATAATATAATGCCACTTCTTGCAGATGCAACCAAACCGAAATATTACTTGAACAAAGTTGAGAAAGTAGACTTGGTTTACTGTGATGTTGCACAGGAAAAACAGAGCGAACTATTCATGGACAACATGGATTTATTCCTAAAGGAAGAGGGACAAGGACTCATTACCATAAAAGCAAGAAGCATTGATGTTATTCAAAAGCCTAAAAAAATATTCAAGGATGAAGCTAAAAAAATAAAAGAGAATGGTTATTCCATTTTGGAAAAGATTAAATTAGAACCTTATGAAAAGGACCATATAGCTTTTCTTGTGGAGAAATCTTTTTAA
- a CDS encoding dihydroorotate dehydrogenase has translation MLKTKLCGVRLRNPLMLAAGVLGSHASSLNWILKSGAGAVVSKSFSKEPNDGYKNPTTVAVEGGIINAIGLSSPGVEAFIDELEKVDRIKGKSIASIYGATPDEFAYVAGKVEDLVDMIELNVSCPHAMEGYGASIGQNPELTRNVVKAVKDAVDVPILAKLTPNVTDISEIAVAAEEGGADGLTLINSLGPGMKIDIVTGNPILANKFGGMSGPAIKPIAVRCVYDAFAATDIPIVGVGGIRNYADVIEFLYAGASAVQIGTSIMYEGPEIFGRITSDLEEFMEESEFDSIDDMVGFAHKEP, from the coding sequence ATGTTAAAAACTAAATTATGTGGTGTCAGGTTAAGAAATCCCTTGATGCTTGCTGCAGGTGTATTGGGAAGCCATGCATCTTCCCTTAATTGGATTTTAAAATCTGGTGCTGGTGCAGTTGTATCCAAATCATTTTCAAAGGAACCTAATGACGGTTATAAGAATCCAACTACCGTTGCTGTAGAGGGAGGAATCATTAATGCGATTGGGCTTTCAAGTCCTGGAGTTGAAGCGTTCATCGATGAATTGGAAAAGGTTGATCGCATAAAGGGCAAATCAATCGCTTCAATTTATGGCGCAACTCCTGATGAGTTTGCATATGTTGCAGGAAAGGTAGAGGATTTGGTTGATATGATTGAATTGAATGTATCATGTCCTCATGCAATGGAAGGTTATGGGGCTTCCATTGGACAAAATCCTGAATTGACTAGAAATGTTGTAAAGGCAGTTAAAGATGCTGTTGATGTGCCTATTCTTGCAAAATTGACTCCAAATGTAACTGACATTTCTGAAATTGCAGTTGCAGCTGAAGAAGGTGGGGCAGATGGATTGACATTGATCAATTCCTTAGGTCCTGGAATGAAAATAGATATTGTAACTGGAAATCCAATACTTGCAAATAAGTTCGGTGGAATGAGCGGACCTGCAATTAAGCCAATAGCTGTTCGTTGCGTTTATGATGCATTTGCCGCAACCGACATTCCAATTGTTGGTGTTGGTGGAATACGCAATTACGCTGATGTAATAGAGTTCCTCTATGCTGGTGCAAGCGCTGTACAAATTGGAACTTCAATCATGTATGAAGGTCCTGAAATATTCGGAAGAATCACAAGCGACTTGGAAGAGTTTATGGAGGAAAGTGAATTTGATTCAATTGATGATATGGTGGGCTTTGCTCATAAGGAGCCATAG